From Tiliqua scincoides isolate rTilSci1 chromosome 2, rTilSci1.hap2, whole genome shotgun sequence, the proteins below share one genomic window:
- the SH3BP5L gene encoding SH3 domain-binding protein 5-like, translating into MEGSDQRLVLGMNMGDGRQTPPGELRTPTEEGEEPRTPVPEAICDGGGDAKTPQRAEEVEEEELDPRIQEELEHLNQANEEINRVELQLDEARTTYRRILSESARKLNAQGSQLGNCIEKARPYYEARRLAKEAQQETQKAALRYERAVSMHNAAREMVFVAEQGVMADKNRLDPTWQEMLNHATCKVNEAEEERLRSEREHQRVTQLCQQAEAKVQSLQKSLKRVIVKSKPYFELKAQFNQILEEHKARVTSLEQQVAQAKMRYSVALRNLEQISEQIHARRLQRLVGRRASPVGAEASPALLYGGMVLPPEPAASADTLSVLSFQTIASDLQKFDSVEHLLGLSDAASLNSDELEEREQRRGAQPHPFKHHRSISL; encoded by the exons ATGGAGGGCTCTGATCAGCGGCTGGTGCTGGGCATGAACATGGGTGATGGACGGCAAACACCTCCGGGGGAGCTGCGGACACCCACTGAAGAGGGGGAAGAGCCAAGGACACCTGTGCCTGAAGCCAtttgtgatggtggtggggatGCCAAGACCCCCCAGAGGGCAGAAGAGGTGGAGGAAGAAGAGCTTGATCCCCGAATCCAG GAGGAGCTGGAGCATCTCAATCAGGCCAACGAGGAGATAAACCGTGTTGAGCTGCAGCTGGAT GAAGCCCGCACCACGTATCGGAGGATCTTGTCCGAATCAGCTAGGAAGCTCAACGCTCAGGGCTCCCAACTGGGGAACTGCATTGAAAAAGCACGTCCTTACTATGAAGCCCGCCGTTTGGCCAAGGAG GCTCAGCAGGAGACCCAGAAGGCTGCGCTGCGGTACGAGCGAGCCGTCAGCATGCACAATGCCGCCCGCGAGATGgtttttgtggctgagcagggggTCATGGCAGACAAGAACCGCCTGGACCCCACGTGGCAGGAGATGCTCAACCATGCAACCTGCAAG GTGAATGAGGCAGAGGAGGAGCGGCTGCGCAGTGAGCGAGAGCATCAGCGTGTCACCCAGCTCTGCCAACAAGCTGAGGCGAAGGTGCAGTCACTACAGAAGTCCCTGAAGCGTGTCATAGTGAAGAGCAAGCCCTACTTTGAGCTGAAGGCTCAGTTCAACCAGATCTTGGAG GAGCACAAGGCCAGAGTGACATCCCTGGAGCAACAGGTAGCCCAGGCCAAGATGCGCTACTCAGTGGCGCTGAGGAATCTGGAGCAGATCAGTGAGCAGATCCATGCCCGGCGGCTCCAGCGCCTGGTGGGAAGGCGGGCTTCCCCAGTTGGTGCTGAGGCCAGCCCAGCGCTGCTGTACGGAGGAATGGTGTTGCCCCCTGAGCCCGCCGCCTCTGCTGACACACTCTCGGTGCTCAGCTTCCAGACCATTGCCTCTGATCTTCAGAAATTCGACTCGGTTGAGCACCTTCTGGGGCTGTCGGATGCCGCCAGCCTCAACAGTGATGAGCTTGAGGAGCGGGAGCAGCGCCGGGgtgcccagccccaccccttcaaaCATCACCGCAGCATCAGCCTctga